TCCACCGGGCCCCTTCCCTGGACAAAGGTCAATGATTTGatcaaaaaatgaatgaaCCTTGAGAATGATAAATTGAATCAACACTGACTGAATGGTTGAGTGTTTAAGGAGTAAGTTTGACCCCCCAACCTTCTATTTAGGGAAAGCCACCCACATAGCCATCTAGCCCCTCATcataagaaagaaataaaaatccgTACATATGAAATGAAAAGAGTAAGAACCTGGTGAGCAATGTTGTGAATCACAAGAACTGATCTAGTGAACTTCATTAAACTGTTGTCTCGATAATGGGCCTTAAGATAGACTGGCAACAATGCAGTGTGCCAATCATTCGCAATGAAAACCAAATTTCCGTCGCCGTAGCAGACACCACCGCAAGGCACGTGCCATGGAACCTGAAAAACCACTAACCTAAGCATGttctcaaaagaaaagaaaagaaatatcatGAAGAAATATTGTTGATTGAGTAGAGACTCAAACATGTTTCAATACATAAATGCAGCCTATTTTCTATAAAAAGGGCGACATTTCTCAGTTGAATTCAGCGAAATCCATACTGTTATATCCATTCTCTTTTCTGTTATCCATACCTCAACAGCTGCCTTGCAAAATAATACCATCCTTTTCAGAATATCCTGCAATATGAAAGCTAAATACATTTCAGTCTATTTTAACAAGTAGAGGATACATCATTTCTAGATTTTATAGGCATAAACATCCAGGAGGAAACTTACCAACTGGTTTCCCCCATATATGTTATTTTCGAGATGACGAAACACATGGGCGtcaataaaaacaaaatccaCACCATCAATGTAAGCCTGGAAATAAGTTACTTCGATATCCTGCAGatatataaacataataaCTGGTCAGAACTTTTAATGCAAATACTTTGATAAGAACCCCCCTCCATATACTTACAGAAGCAATTTACCTGGCCATCAACCCTGTATGATTTCCTGATTCCAGTCTCTTGTGGTTCTGTATAGTTACCATACCGTGGAACCACCACCTGGTAGAATAAAGACGAACGGTGAGAAAGAGAataatcttttcttttctaagcAACAACTTTTAGGAGTACTTTAACAGTAGAGATTTTGTAGTACCATAACCCGATGACCTCGACGGGCCAATGCTTTCGGTAAAGAACCGGCAACATCTCCAAGCCCACCTGTGAGAGATTGACACTTTAGCCATAGAAGTCAAGCAACTCCATGTCCAAATTCACAAACTACTCAATTCATACTAGGGTTCGCCCCAAAATTCAGCAGGCAAGAGTTTCCATAAGCATCTGTTAAATTCAGATTTTTATTCCCAAAAGGAATGCAGTCCCTCAAAAGTTAAAAACGAGAAGCACGAATGCAACATTCAGCTAGGATAACTGATCCTTTTCGCTAACTGACCTTACACAAAGAGAAATTGTTTCTGTGGATCTCGGATAAGTAGTACCAAGCAAGTACCTGTTTTAATCCATGGTGCGCATTCTGCAGCAACCAATATAACATTCATCACATTGGCTCCTGCTAATGGAGGAGGTTTTCCATCTTCAACCATTGTATCACTATCACCATTATCAGCACCTAGCTGTGTGGTGGCTTCCTTGGAAtactcctcctccttctcgtCTTTGGGAATGGATATCTCAGGGATACTTGAGACAAAGGGTGGAAGAATATCAGTCTTGACCGAATCTGAGCTAGTAGCATCTTCCGTCGGAGGCTCATATCTCCCGGGAGAAGGAGTGCCATGGGAAGGGAATTCGAATTTCCCCTCATGCACTGCCTCATCAATATCATGAATCCAGTTTATGGTTGCAGGTTCAGATCCTGGTGCCTCAGATGAAGCATTAGAAGCTCTTCTGTCGCTTGAAAAGATGTTCTTGCTTTGTTCTTCAAGGCTAGGAACTGAACCATTTCTGTCACTGACATCGCTAGTTGAATCAACTTCAGGACTTGAAAAAGCTTTGTCCTTCTCTCCGACCGAACTTTCATCTTCTGCAGACACAGTGGTGCTATTCCTTATGGACGAAACGAGTTTTCTTCTTGCAGTGATCTGCaaaggccgagaaaaatgttTCACTCAGACAATACGACATATTCAGACAGCCGTACTATGGATGTATTTTGTGGATATTTAGCAATCAGTAGATGTAATTCAGACATCCATATTTGATAGAAATCATACCAAAAGATATAGAAATTTTATGCTCATAAAAAGAAACTTTCGAGCGTTGGAAAGCATAAAGAGGATTAGGAAGACCTTTGGACTAAACAGGTGCTTCCCTGCCTTTGGCCAAACACATTTTTCtctttcatatttatattatcaCTTTCTCCACATAATTTTATATTCAGAAAAGCTATAAGATCCACTTTTTGCTAtcaagaataataataataccatTGAGATTCAAATTAAATGTCATCAATCAGATTCATCGTCAAAAGAAGATCTTGGAAAAGAAATACCTGATTAAGGAGTTCCCTCTGCATTGCCAAGACCTTCTTGCTCTTCTCGATGGTGGCCTGAAGCCCGTCCTCCGACGGCACATCATCGCCGTCCCCGCCCTCGACCGAGCCCCCGAGCGTGGCCCTCAGTCTCCTCTGCCCGGAAGACAAAACCCTACCGCTCTCATCTTCGACATTCCTTGAGGTGCCGAAACCCCTTAGAGCAGCAAAATTTAAGGACCTCCTCGGCCGGAAAAACCCGGGCCGGGGCTGGCTCTTGGCGTGGAAGAAAACACACCTCTCCGCCGCCTTCGCCTCTATTGTGAAAGGCAGAGACCCAATCGAAGCCATAGTAAAAGGAGCGACTCTCAACGGTTTAATAATCCCGAGAGCTAGAGCCGAGCAGACAGCACCAGCTGATGAGCTAGCTCGGAGACTGACCGCAAGTAGCTCACCTGGAAACAGCACAGACCCAGTTCAAGCAACGAAGGAATAAATAGACCCAGCTGTGGAAAAATCAAGAACTGGGACAGGCACGGCTCCTGCGTGTCGGAAGGGGGCCCCGCCGGATTTGGAGACTCATGGCAGTTGGTGGGTTTGAGGCTCAGATGAGCTGAGGAATTGGGAGCAGAAGCAGAAGCAGTAGCAGTAGCAGTGTCGCCGTAAAATTTCGGGGATGAATCAATCAATGATCATTGGCACAGCACCACACGTTCTGATCCATTTTCGTCTTGTTGTCCGTAGAGAAAGGAGaatggcattttttttttcgctttaAATCTCCAATTATTAGCTAAATAGTAATTCCATTTGGACATTATAATTATAGACCTGAAGACGAGAGGCTTCCAGCGagcaatattttctttttcggtatGATTTTCTTTAGAACAATATTGAAAAATGACTGCTCATATTCAAGTTGTTGTGTGTGATTATTTCGAAATGTTTCAAACTTTTAAGGTTAGGTTAGAACTATGATAAAAGACATGATTGGTTATCGATTATTTCTTATTGAGTAAGATAAAAAAGCTCGAAGAGAAAACTCACCTCATTCAATCAGTAACGCACAATATCAGTTAGATACTCATAACAATAATGTAATTTTCCATATGAATAATTATTAACCATGTcttgtcaatttttattttcagtatTTAAAACGTTAGGGTTAGGCCAATGATATCGAtggttttgttttctttttacccACCTCACCACGTTAATCACATGTATATGAGCCAAGGCATGACTTCTCCTCCATAAGTTACGCATtctattcttcttttttttttttttccagaattGATATGTCACCCCTCGGCATCATATAT
The sequence above is drawn from the Punica granatum isolate Tunisia-2019 chromosome 5, ASM765513v2, whole genome shotgun sequence genome and encodes:
- the LOC116207438 gene encoding granule-bound starch synthase 2, chloroplastic/amyloplastic-like, translated to MASIGSLPFTIEAKAAERCVFFHAKSQPRPGFFRPRRSLNFAALRGFGTSRNVEDESGRVLSSGQRRLRATLGGSVEGGDGDDVPSEDGLQATIEKSKKVLAMQRELLNQITARRKLVSSIRNSTTVSAEDESSVGEKDKAFSSPEVDSTSDVSDRNGSVPSLEEQSKNIFSSDRRASNASSEAPGSEPATINWIHDIDEAVHEGKFEFPSHGTPSPGRYEPPTEDATSSDSVKTDILPPFVSSIPEISIPKDEKEEEYSKEATTQLGADNGDSDTMVEDGKPPPLAGANVMNVILVAAECAPWIKTGGLGDVAGSLPKALARRGHRVMVVVPRYGNYTEPQETGIRKSYRVDGQDIEVTYFQAYIDGVDFVFIDAHVFRHLENNIYGGNQLDILKRMVLFCKAAVEVPWHVPCGGVCYGDGNLVFIANDWHTALLPVYLKAHYRDNSLMKFTRSVLVIHNIAHQGRGPVDDFFRVDLPEHYMDHFKLYDPVGGEHFNIFAAGLKAADRIVTVSHGYAWELKTSEGGWGLHNIINENDWKLRGIVNGIDTREWSPEFDIHLTSDGYTNYTLETLQTGKPKCKAALQKELELPLREDVPVIGFIGRLDNQKGVDLIAEAIPWMMGQDVQLIMLGTGRADLEQMLRQFETQHRDKVRGWVGFSVKMAHRITAGVDILLMPSRFEPCGLNQLYAMNYGTVPVVHAVGGLRDTVQQFNPFNESGLGWTFDSAETQKLIHALGNCLLTYREYKKSWEGLQRRGMMQDLSWDHAAQIYEEVLVAAKYQW